A section of the Agromyces aurantiacus genome encodes:
- a CDS encoding multidrug effflux MFS transporter, translating into MSTASIPIVRPDDYSAPRHPGDLLSRRQRLVYVLVLGALTALGPFTIDLYLPAFPALEAELGVNAAAIQITLTGTMIGFGLGQLIVGPWSDKVGRRLPLMLSTALHIAASVAAALAPDIAWLVVFRLLQGFGAAAGGVVAMAMVRDLFGGKPLVRMLSRLALVNGLAPVLAPVIGSQLLQVMDWRGVFWVLAGYGIVVVVAVAFFIVETLPESRRHVAGHSSVGQRYRALFRDRIYLGAALIGGMTFTGLFAYLSTSSFLFQQVYDFTPQQYGLLFAVNSIGVVVGVQVSSRLIRGPIPPQYVLAGTTVVHLAMATAIIVLDGAGAGFWGTAIPLWIYIAACGFTFPAVQVLALANHGAEAGTAASLLGALNFGLAGAITPLIGVFGVGSAVPMAALMLGAAVVAIIGVWALVRPSSVPALSD; encoded by the coding sequence ATGTCAACCGCCTCCATCCCCATCGTCCGACCCGACGACTACAGCGCCCCGCGCCACCCCGGCGACCTGCTCAGCCGGCGCCAGCGCCTCGTCTACGTGCTCGTGCTGGGCGCGCTCACCGCGCTCGGGCCGTTCACGATCGACCTCTACCTGCCCGCGTTCCCCGCGCTCGAGGCCGAGCTCGGCGTCAACGCCGCGGCGATCCAGATCACCCTCACGGGCACCATGATCGGCTTCGGCCTCGGCCAGCTCATCGTCGGTCCGTGGAGCGACAAGGTCGGCCGCCGGCTTCCCCTCATGCTCTCGACCGCGCTGCACATCGCGGCCTCGGTCGCCGCCGCGCTCGCGCCCGACATCGCGTGGCTCGTGGTGTTCCGCCTCCTGCAGGGCTTCGGCGCCGCCGCCGGCGGCGTCGTGGCCATGGCGATGGTCCGCGACCTCTTCGGCGGCAAGCCGCTCGTGCGGATGCTCTCGCGCCTCGCGCTCGTCAATGGCCTCGCGCCCGTGCTCGCGCCGGTCATCGGCTCGCAGCTGCTCCAGGTCATGGACTGGCGCGGCGTCTTCTGGGTGCTCGCCGGCTACGGCATCGTCGTCGTCGTCGCGGTCGCGTTCTTCATCGTCGAGACCCTGCCCGAGTCGCGCCGGCACGTCGCCGGCCACTCGTCGGTCGGCCAGCGGTACCGGGCGCTGTTCCGCGACCGCATCTACCTCGGCGCCGCGCTCATCGGCGGCATGACCTTCACCGGGCTCTTCGCCTACCTCTCGACGTCGTCGTTCCTCTTCCAGCAGGTCTACGACTTCACGCCGCAGCAGTACGGCCTGCTCTTCGCCGTGAACTCGATCGGCGTCGTCGTGGGCGTGCAGGTCTCGTCCCGGCTGATCCGCGGGCCGATCCCGCCGCAGTACGTGCTCGCGGGTACCACCGTCGTGCACCTCGCGATGGCCACCGCGATCATCGTGCTCGACGGCGCCGGCGCGGGCTTCTGGGGCACCGCCATCCCGCTGTGGATCTACATCGCCGCGTGCGGCTTCACGTTCCCGGCCGTCCAGGTGCTCGCGCTCGCCAACCACGGCGCCGAGGCCGGCACCGCCGCGTCGCTGCTCGGCGCGCTGAACTTCGGCCTCGCCGGCGCGATCACGCCGCTCATCGGCGTCTTCGGCGTGGGCAGCGCCGTGCCCATGGCGGCCCTCATGCTCGGAGCCGCCGTGGTCGCGATCATCGGCGTCTGGGCGCTCGTGCGCCCCTCGAGCGTGCCCGCGCTCTCCGACTGA
- a CDS encoding phosphatase PAP2 family protein produces the protein MSAPGTDAGPPATPPSEGGAATKEGEDLRPVAREARTEYVGRFVPFAAGIAAVVMAAVLGLVIVMRAGGLPFGIDEEWAEEVFEFRGGIGDVVAFGMDRLGGGIMGVFVVPIVTAAILLVVRRPWAALYFIVASAASAGMVQVLKNLFGRARPEDILVIADYGSFPSGHVANAATIAVAIGIIVPKRWVWVTGAAYTFLMAVSRTYVGAHWITDTIGGALVGAGMALLVWTVFARKLEDERLRRLAIVSERNAALAQSHITPPARPRERDPLVESP, from the coding sequence ATGAGCGCACCCGGCACCGACGCAGGTCCCCCGGCCACCCCGCCCAGCGAGGGCGGCGCCGCGACCAAGGAGGGCGAGGACCTCCGCCCGGTCGCACGCGAGGCACGCACCGAGTACGTCGGGCGGTTCGTGCCGTTCGCCGCCGGCATCGCGGCCGTCGTGATGGCGGCCGTGCTCGGGCTGGTCATCGTGATGCGCGCGGGCGGCCTGCCGTTCGGCATCGACGAGGAGTGGGCCGAGGAGGTCTTCGAGTTCCGCGGCGGCATCGGCGACGTCGTCGCGTTCGGGATGGACCGGCTGGGCGGCGGCATCATGGGCGTCTTCGTCGTGCCGATCGTCACCGCGGCGATCCTGCTCGTCGTGCGACGGCCGTGGGCCGCGCTCTACTTCATCGTCGCGTCGGCGGCGAGCGCCGGGATGGTGCAGGTGCTGAAGAACCTCTTCGGCCGCGCCCGCCCCGAGGACATCCTCGTGATCGCCGACTACGGCTCGTTCCCGTCGGGGCACGTGGCGAACGCCGCGACCATCGCGGTGGCGATCGGCATCATCGTGCCCAAGCGCTGGGTGTGGGTCACGGGCGCCGCGTACACGTTCCTCATGGCCGTCAGCCGCACGTACGTCGGCGCGCACTGGATCACGGACACGATCGGCGGCGCGCTCGTCGGCGCGGGCATGGCGCTGCTCGTGTGGACCGTGTTCGCGCGCAAGCTCGAGGACGAGCGCCTCCGCAGGCTCGCCATCGTCTCGGAGCGGAACGCCGCGCTCGCGCAGTCGCACATCACGCCGCCGGCGCGCCCGCGCGAGCGGGATCCGCTGGTCGAGTCGCCCTAG
- the xdhC gene encoding xanthine dehydrogenase accessory protein XdhC codes for MDWVDAVQRLRAERRPGVIVTLAMVRGHAPRNGGAKMVVSSEAVAGTVGGGNLERTAIERARTMLVEAAAEPELLTLTLSDRATTEYGVQCCGGEVTMLLEPVPVVPVVAVFGLGHVGLELARILARQPLELHLVDSREEMLAPARLGVGGTPGPRADAVATVRVHHARVPESVLADLPAGAHVLVMTHDHAEDLAICDLALRTPGIASIGLIGSRSKWARFRTQLASAGHDDAALERITTPIGIAGIRSKEPAAIAVSVAARTLQLVEATAAAAAG; via the coding sequence ATGGACTGGGTCGACGCCGTGCAGCGGCTGCGTGCCGAGCGCCGGCCCGGCGTGATCGTCACGCTCGCGATGGTCCGCGGGCACGCGCCGCGCAACGGCGGCGCGAAGATGGTGGTCTCGTCGGAGGCGGTCGCGGGCACGGTCGGCGGCGGCAACCTCGAGCGCACGGCGATCGAGCGCGCACGCACGATGCTCGTCGAGGCGGCCGCCGAACCCGAGCTGCTCACCCTGACGCTGAGCGACCGGGCCACGACCGAGTACGGCGTGCAGTGCTGCGGAGGAGAGGTCACCATGCTGCTGGAACCCGTGCCGGTGGTGCCCGTCGTCGCGGTGTTCGGGCTCGGCCACGTCGGGCTCGAGCTCGCGCGGATCCTCGCGCGGCAGCCGCTCGAGCTGCACCTCGTCGACTCGCGCGAGGAGATGCTCGCCCCCGCACGGCTCGGCGTGGGCGGCACGCCCGGCCCGCGCGCCGATGCCGTCGCGACGGTGCGCGTGCACCACGCGCGCGTGCCCGAGTCGGTCCTCGCCGACCTGCCCGCGGGCGCGCACGTGCTCGTCATGACGCACGACCACGCCGAGGACCTCGCGATCTGCGACCTCGCCCTGCGCACACCCGGCATCGCCTCGATCGGGCTCATCGGGTCGCGCTCGAAGTGGGCGAGGTTCCGCACGCAGCTCGCCTCGGCCGGGCACGACGACGCCGCACTCGAGCGCATCACGACGCCGATCGGCATCGCCGGCATCCGCTCGAAGGAACCGGCGGCGATCGCGGTGAGCGTCGCGGCCCGCACGCTGCAGCTCGTCGAGGCGACGGCCGCGGCGGCTGCCGGCTAG
- the xdhB gene encoding xanthine dehydrogenase molybdopterin binding subunit, producing MSDLAARPEGAMVGAALPHESAARHATGTAVYTDDLAAGRHDVLTAWPVQSEHAHALVSLDVGPALEVPGVVRVLTAADVPGENDAGAKHDEPLFPAEAMFHGHALAWILGETPEAARLGAAAVRVGYEPLPSIVTVGEAIEAGSFQGIAPTVRRGDAQAALAGAPHVFEGVSEVNGQEHFYLETHASLAHVDSEGQVFVESSTQHPSETQEIVAHVLGVPNHRVTVQSLRLGGGFGGKEMQPHGFAAIAALGATLTGRPVRVRLTRTQDLTMTGKRHPFHATWRAGFDEEGRILALEATLTSNGGWCLDLSEPVLGRALCHVDNAYWIPDLTVQGRIAKTNLTSQTAFRGFGGPQGMFVIEDILGRVAPLLGIDPAELRERNLYRPGQTTPYGQPVRHAERLHEEWARVRAESRFDERRAAIAAFNDAHPDVKRALAITPVKFGISFTFTAYNQAGALVHVYKDGSVLVNHGGTELGQGLHTKMLQVAATALGVRMSAVRLAPTRTDKVPNTSATAASSGADLNGAAVKDACDQIRGRMAPVAARLLGIDEADVRFAAGRVSGPDPDGTSLGFDEVAEAAYADRVQLFAAGFYRTEGLGWEPGAMQGHPFKYFAYGVAASEVEVDGFTGATRLLRTDIVHDVGDSLSPIIDLGQVEGAFMQGVGWLALEELRWDTSDGPGRGRLLTQSASTYKLPSFSELPDELNVHFLERATEDGAVYGSKAVGEPPFMLAFSVREAIREAVAAFGPEGYSVELGSPATPEAVFWAIEAARAAREATGEPGAPSTPAAPELAGLPAAALRRR from the coding sequence ATGAGCGACCTCGCCGCCCGCCCCGAGGGCGCCATGGTCGGAGCTGCGCTCCCCCATGAGAGCGCCGCGAGGCACGCCACCGGCACCGCGGTCTACACCGACGACCTCGCCGCGGGTCGCCACGACGTGCTCACGGCGTGGCCCGTGCAGTCCGAGCACGCCCATGCGCTGGTGTCGCTCGACGTCGGCCCCGCGCTCGAGGTGCCCGGCGTCGTCCGCGTGCTCACCGCCGCCGACGTGCCGGGCGAGAACGACGCCGGCGCCAAGCACGACGAGCCGCTCTTCCCCGCCGAGGCGATGTTCCACGGGCACGCGCTCGCGTGGATCCTCGGTGAGACCCCCGAAGCCGCGCGGCTCGGCGCGGCCGCGGTCCGCGTCGGGTACGAGCCGCTGCCCTCGATCGTCACGGTCGGCGAGGCCATCGAGGCCGGGTCGTTCCAGGGCATCGCGCCGACGGTCCGCCGCGGCGATGCGCAGGCCGCGCTCGCCGGCGCCCCGCACGTCTTCGAGGGCGTCAGCGAGGTCAACGGCCAGGAGCACTTCTACCTCGAGACGCACGCCTCGCTCGCGCACGTCGACTCCGAGGGGCAGGTGTTCGTCGAGTCGAGCACGCAGCATCCGTCGGAGACGCAGGAGATCGTCGCGCACGTGCTCGGCGTGCCCAACCACCGCGTCACGGTGCAGTCGCTGCGGCTCGGCGGCGGGTTCGGCGGCAAGGAGATGCAGCCGCACGGGTTCGCCGCGATCGCGGCGCTCGGCGCGACCCTCACCGGGCGGCCCGTGCGCGTGCGCCTCACGCGCACGCAGGACCTCACGATGACGGGCAAGCGCCACCCGTTCCACGCGACCTGGCGCGCGGGGTTCGACGAGGAGGGCCGCATCCTCGCGCTCGAGGCGACGCTCACCTCGAACGGCGGGTGGTGCCTCGACCTCTCCGAGCCCGTGCTCGGCCGCGCGCTCTGCCACGTCGACAACGCCTACTGGATCCCCGACCTCACCGTGCAGGGTCGCATCGCGAAGACCAACCTGACCTCGCAGACCGCGTTCCGCGGGTTCGGCGGTCCGCAGGGCATGTTCGTGATCGAGGACATCCTCGGTCGCGTCGCGCCCCTGCTCGGCATCGATCCGGCCGAGCTTCGCGAGCGCAACCTCTACCGCCCCGGCCAGACGACGCCGTACGGCCAGCCCGTTCGGCATGCCGAGCGACTGCACGAGGAGTGGGCGCGCGTGCGCGCGGAGAGCCGGTTCGACGAGCGACGCGCCGCGATCGCCGCGTTCAACGACGCGCACCCCGACGTCAAGCGCGCGCTCGCGATCACGCCGGTGAAGTTCGGCATCTCGTTCACCTTCACCGCCTACAACCAGGCCGGCGCGCTCGTGCACGTGTACAAGGACGGCTCGGTGCTCGTGAACCACGGCGGGACCGAGCTCGGGCAGGGCCTGCACACCAAGATGCTGCAGGTCGCCGCGACGGCGCTCGGCGTGCGGATGTCGGCCGTGCGGCTCGCACCGACGCGCACCGACAAGGTGCCCAACACGTCGGCGACCGCCGCATCGAGCGGCGCCGACCTCAACGGCGCGGCGGTCAAGGACGCGTGCGACCAGATCCGCGGACGCATGGCGCCCGTCGCCGCGCGGCTGCTCGGCATCGACGAGGCGGATGTCCGGTTCGCCGCCGGCCGGGTGTCGGGGCCCGACCCCGACGGCACCTCGCTCGGCTTCGACGAGGTCGCCGAGGCCGCGTACGCCGACCGCGTCCAGCTGTTCGCCGCCGGCTTCTACCGCACCGAGGGACTCGGCTGGGAGCCCGGCGCGATGCAGGGCCATCCGTTCAAGTACTTCGCGTACGGCGTCGCCGCGAGCGAGGTCGAGGTCGACGGCTTCACGGGCGCGACGCGACTCCTCCGCACCGACATCGTGCACGACGTCGGCGACTCGCTCTCGCCGATCATCGACCTCGGGCAGGTCGAGGGCGCGTTCATGCAGGGCGTCGGATGGCTCGCGCTCGAGGAGCTGCGCTGGGACACCTCCGACGGCCCGGGACGGGGGCGACTGCTCACCCAGTCGGCGAGCACCTACAAGCTGCCGAGCTTCTCCGAGCTGCCCGACGAGCTCAACGTGCACTTCCTCGAACGCGCGACCGAGGACGGCGCCGTGTACGGGTCGAAGGCCGTCGGCGAGCCGCCGTTCATGCTCGCGTTCAGCGTGCGCGAGGCGATCCGCGAGGCGGTCGCGGCGTTCGGCCCCGAGGGGTACAGCGTCGAGCTCGGCTCGCCCGCGACGCCCGAGGCGGTGTTCTGGGCGATCGAGGCGGCGCGGGCCGCTCGCGAGGCGACCGGGGAGCCGGGGGCTCCGTCGACGCCCGCGGCGCCGGAGCTCGCCGGGTTGCCGGCCGCGGCGCTGCGGCGCCGCTGA
- a CDS encoding xanthine dehydrogenase small subunit: MDDWTVTVNGRSRSLHDVAPHTSALDWLRAQGLTGAKEGCAEGECGACSVLLATPDGADGTAWTAVNSCLVPAAALDGQEVVTAEGLGTPESMHPVQAALAAAGGSQCGYCTPGFACSMAAEFYRAGRATGGADASTDDAAPTDDAVAFDLHALAGNLCRCTGYRPIRDAAEGLGVPDADDPLAERRSHPAPAVVATSLEAGGARFVRPASLDDALARLADEPDATVIAGSTDWGVEVNLRGRRAPLTVAIDRLPELRAFAVDDAGIELGAALTLSEVGRLLDGRAPLLDDLLPQFASPLIRNRATLGGNLGTASPIGDAAPALLALEARLVLVAADGEREVDLAEYFTGYRTTVRRPGELIRAVRIPLPLAPLTGFHKVAKRRYDDISSVAVAFALDVGADGVVASARIGLGGVAATPIRARATEAVLVGRRWDLDTVRDAASVLGSEGTPMSDHRASAEYRALMLNRSLLKLYRSARPEEVVPA, from the coding sequence ATGGACGACTGGACGGTGACCGTCAACGGACGATCGCGGTCGCTGCACGACGTGGCACCGCACACGTCGGCGCTCGACTGGCTGCGCGCGCAGGGCCTGACCGGCGCGAAGGAGGGGTGCGCCGAGGGCGAGTGCGGCGCATGCTCGGTGCTCCTGGCCACGCCCGACGGCGCCGACGGCACCGCGTGGACGGCCGTGAACTCGTGCCTCGTGCCGGCCGCGGCGCTCGACGGCCAGGAGGTCGTGACCGCCGAGGGGCTCGGCACGCCCGAGTCGATGCATCCGGTGCAGGCGGCGCTCGCGGCGGCGGGCGGCTCGCAGTGCGGCTACTGCACGCCCGGGTTCGCGTGCAGCATGGCGGCCGAGTTCTACCGGGCCGGTCGGGCGACCGGCGGGGCGGATGCCTCGACGGATGACGCGGCGCCGACGGATGACGCGGTCGCCTTCGACCTGCACGCGCTCGCCGGCAATCTCTGCCGTTGCACCGGCTACCGCCCGATCCGCGACGCGGCCGAGGGGCTCGGGGTGCCCGACGCCGACGATCCGCTCGCCGAGCGGCGGAGCCATCCCGCACCCGCCGTCGTGGCGACCTCGCTCGAGGCCGGCGGCGCCCGGTTCGTGCGCCCGGCCTCGCTCGACGACGCCCTCGCGCGCCTCGCCGACGAGCCCGACGCGACGGTGATCGCGGGTTCCACGGACTGGGGCGTCGAGGTCAACCTCCGCGGGCGGCGCGCACCGCTCACGGTCGCGATCGACCGGCTGCCCGAGCTGCGCGCGTTCGCGGTCGACGATGCCGGCATCGAACTCGGCGCGGCCCTGACCCTCTCCGAGGTCGGCCGACTGCTCGACGGGCGCGCGCCCCTCCTCGACGACCTGCTCCCGCAGTTCGCCTCGCCCCTCATCCGCAACCGCGCGACGCTCGGCGGCAACCTCGGCACGGCCTCGCCCATCGGCGACGCCGCGCCGGCCCTCCTCGCCCTCGAGGCGCGCCTCGTGCTGGTCGCGGCCGACGGCGAGCGCGAGGTCGACCTCGCGGAGTACTTCACCGGCTACCGCACGACGGTGCGCCGCCCCGGCGAGCTCATCCGCGCGGTGCGGATCCCGCTGCCGCTCGCCCCGCTCACCGGGTTCCACAAGGTCGCCAAGCGCCGGTACGACGACATCTCGAGCGTCGCGGTCGCGTTCGCGCTCGACGTGGGCGCCGACGGCGTCGTCGCGTCCGCCCGGATCGGGCTCGGCGGCGTCGCCGCGACGCCGATCCGCGCCCGCGCGACCGAGGCCGTGCTGGTCGGGCGTCGGTGGGACCTCGATACCGTGCGGGACGCGGCATCCGTGCTCGGGTCCGAGGGCACGCCGATGTCGGACCACCGGGCGAGCGCCGAGTACCGCGCGCTCATGCTGAACCGATCGCTGCTGAAGCTCTACCGGAGCGCCCGCCCCGAGGAGGTGGTGCCCGCATGA